Proteins encoded together in one Diabrotica undecimpunctata isolate CICGRU chromosome 3, icDiaUnde3, whole genome shotgun sequence window:
- the LOC140435802 gene encoding uncharacterized protein, whose product MAWQLLKEIKGNSKNQAEFSHDHRTDSHKNKDRKLTTPVDEVKQAIFQSPGNIPPELLVRNPQTIQAANQHVSKYINGELRTVISTIHKRELKKYYDVYRRISVLGTISRVYGQVIKNRIEEEYSDMEAEEQAGFRADRSTIHHLFTITQLMKKKTVRNQPIHLLYIDLRKVYDSVP is encoded by the coding sequence CTGAATTTTCACACGATCACAGAACAGACTCACACAAAAACAAAGATCGGAAATTGACTACACCTGTAGATGAAGTTAAGCAAGCTATCTTTCAGAGTCCAGGTAATATCCCACCAGAACTACTAGTACGTAACCCACAAACTATACAGGCAGCTAACCAGCATGTATCAAAATATATAAATGGAGAACTTAGAACAGTTATATCAACCATACATAAAAGGGAgctaaaaaaatattatgacgTTTACCGAAGAATATCAGTACTAGGCACTATATCAAGAGTTTACGGACAAGTAATAAAAAACAGAATAGAGGAAGAATACAGTGATATGGAGGCCGAAGAACAGGCTGGATTCAGAGCAGATAGATCGACTATTCACCATCTCTTTACAATTACccaactaatgaaaaaaaaaacggtacGAAACCAACCAATACACCTCCTATACATAGATCTTCGGAAAGTATACGACAGTGTACCATAA